From Girardinichthys multiradiatus isolate DD_20200921_A chromosome 3, DD_fGirMul_XY1, whole genome shotgun sequence, the proteins below share one genomic window:
- the cep76 gene encoding centrosomal protein of 76 kDa has translation MCLPPEKASELKQIIHNHLLKMDIHGKIREVLAETVKDDQGSSHQPLSEADFVRALQRRGIIDNVMKDLHFTQETATNIGPESPPKPAAHYADQDSTHIKKTNIDPSRRYLYLQVLGGKAFLEHLQESEPLPGQVCSTFTLYLHFRNQRFRSKPVPCACEPDLKEGFLLEIHRDGFGDGSKMVDATTMLSMCDPVHMVLIKTDTSSETTLVSSYFLDWRTVLSSPSCKTCFAVELMGVGSESKIPAGVLTVSLELFPPLPETLNTDIISTQQSLERQRTAEKERLFLVYAKQWWREFLEIRSSHQSKLVKIFAQDENGVNRPVCSYVRVLRAGRLLESPRQAARFISLLAHERAPVVGGGGKQEQWCTLMAFLCRGKGDCEDHAILLCSLLLGFGLDAYVCVGTKAKGGPHAWVLTRGTDGSITFWESLTAHRYLHQPIDPDAPPLALQPKSSSPYQTVGCVFNHQTFLANCQPSDAVELCVFDLQNQSHWKAMSEEALKSVCAPGSTTSLPPLPPLCAPSLDPAVVSNRLELEMRLLVLEHRKDLDLATVWDDHLSYLLSSALSAYEMERCTGVSCGNEEFQDAVRRAVPDGHTFKGFPIHFLHCNARRAFATCLRSPFCEEIVCCRGDHVRLAVRVRVFVYPENACAVWMMFACKYRSVL, from the exons ATGGACATCCATGGGAAGATCCGGGAGGTGCTGGCAGAGACTGTAAAAGATGATCAAGGCTCATCGCATCAACCTCTGTCTGAGGCCGACTTTGTCCGTGCTCTTCAACGCAGGGGCATCATTGACAACGTGATGAAGGACCTCCACTTCACCCAG GAAACTGCTACAAATATTGGGCCAGAATCTCCTCCCAAGCCTGCTGCTCATTACGCTGACCAAGATAGTACTCATattaaaaaaa CTAATATTGATCCATCGAGGCGATACCTTTATCTTCAAGTGCTTGGAGGTAAGGCCTTTCTAGAGCACCTCCAGGAATCAGAGCCTTTACCTGGTCAGGTGTGTTCTACGTTTACACTCTACCTGCACTTCCGCAACCAGAGGTTTCGCTCCAAACCGGTTCCTTGTGCCTGTGAACCCGACCTGAAGGAGGGCTTCCTTCTAGAGATCCACAGGGATGGCTTTG GAGATGGCAGTAAGATGGTGGATGCAACAACCATGCTGTCTATGTGTGACCCAGTTCACATGGTGCTGATCAAGACGGACACTTCCAGTGAAACAACACTGGTCTCGTCTTACTTTCTGGACTGGAGGACAGTCCTCAGCTCGCCCAGCTGCAAGACGTGCTTTGCTGTGGAACTGATGGGAGTCG GAAGTGAAAGTAAAATCCCAGCAGGTGTTCTGACTGTCAGTCTGGAGCTCTTCCCTCCTCTTCCAGAGACGTTGAACACTGATATCATCAGCACACAG CAATCACTGGAGAGGCAGAGGACAGCGGAGAAGGAGAGGCTTTTCTTGGTATATGCCAAACAGTGGTGGAGAGAGTTCCTGGAGATTCGATCGTCTCACCAATCCAAACTGGTCAAGATCTTCGCCCag GATGAGAATGGTGTGAACAGGCCGGTGTGTTCCTATGTGCGTGTCCTTCGGGCTGGCCGCCTGCTGGAGAGCCCTCGGCAGGCCGCCCGATTCATCAGCCTGCTGGCCCATGAAAGGGCTCCAGTGGTGGGAGGAGGGGGCAAGCAGGAACAGTGGTGCACATTAATGGCTTTCCTGTGTAGAGGCAAG GGAGACTGTGAGGACCATGCTATTCTGCTCTGCAGCCTCCTGTTGGGCTTCGGGCTGgatgcatatgtgtgtgtgggcaCCAAGGCCAAGGGTGGTCCACACGCCTGGGTCCTGACACGTGGTACTGATGGAAGCATCACTTTCTGGGAGAGTTTGACAGCACACAG ATATCTGCACCAGCCCATTGATCCAGATGCTCCACCTCTGGCCCTGCAACCAAAATCCTCGTCTCCCTACCAGACCGTGGGCTGCGTCTTTAACCACCAGACCTTCCTGGCCAACTGCCAGCCTTCTGATGCTGTGGAGCTTTGTGTCTTTGACCTCCAG AATCAGTCACACTGGAAGGCGATGAGCGAAGAAGCTCTGAAGTCTGTCTGTGCCCCAGGCTCCACCACCTCTTTACCCCCTCTGCCTCCTCTTTGTGCCCCATCTCTGGATCCTGCTGTGGTCAGCAACCGTTTGGAGCTGGAGATGCGCTTGCTTGTGTTGGAACACAGAAAG GATCTTGATCTGGCAACAGTGTGGGACGACCACCTCTCTTACCTGCTGTCCTCCGCCCTGTCGGCCTATGAAATGGAGCGTTGTACAGGCGTCTCCTGTGGCAACGAAGAGTTCCAAGACGCAGTGAGGAGGGCCGTACCGGACGGACACACCTTCAAAGGGTTCCCCATTCACTTCCTGCACTGCAATGCTCGCAGAGCCTTTGCCACCTGCCTCAG GTCTCCATTCTGTGAGGAGATAGTATGTTGTCGTGGCGACCATGTGAGGCTGGCTGTTCGCGTCCGGGTGTTTGTGTATCCTGAGAACGCATGCGCAGTGTGGATGATGTTTGCCTGTAAATACCGTTCTGTACTCTGA